The following are encoded in a window of Roseimaritima ulvae genomic DNA:
- a CDS encoding bacterioferritin, translating into MTKSRSLENLQKSLSMELTATHQYQLHAGVLDDWGMTLLSAQMREEMQEELGHSEQFMERMLFLKGQPELKLEKTPVRATTLKEMFETDLADEKGAIEFYTKASMQAYEDGDIGSRTLFERIALDEEQHMSWLELQLDLLERMGEPAYISKHMPAPNQSS; encoded by the coding sequence ATGACCAAGTCTCGATCCCTTGAGAATCTGCAAAAGTCGCTGTCGATGGAACTCACCGCGACCCATCAGTACCAACTGCATGCCGGCGTGTTGGACGACTGGGGGATGACCTTGCTGTCGGCGCAGATGCGTGAGGAAATGCAGGAAGAGCTCGGGCACAGCGAACAGTTCATGGAACGCATGCTGTTTCTCAAGGGACAGCCCGAATTGAAGCTGGAGAAAACACCCGTCCGCGCCACAACGCTCAAAGAGATGTTTGAAACCGATCTGGCCGACGAGAAGGGAGCGATCGAGTTCTACACCAAGGCATCGATGCAAGCCTACGAAGATGGCGACATTGGTTCGCGGACGTTGTTCGAACGCATCGCTTTGGATGAAGAACAGCACATGAGTTGGCTGGAACTGCAGCTCGACCTGCTCGAGCGGATGGGCGAGCCGGCGTATATCTCCAAGCACATGCCCGCGCCCAACCAGTCGTCCTGA
- the tnpA gene encoding IS200/IS605 family transposase, whose translation MSTHQQLLYHIVFSTKNRKPFLKNDAFRESVFAYAAGISKNLGGFALNVNGYFDHMHLLVRIPAKIAVSKFIGELKANTSKHINDTSGLIYKFGWQDGFGAFTVSTSQKDKVYEYIANQMQHHLGETYKAEYIRLLEKHEVEYDPRYVWE comes from the coding sequence ATGAGCACGCATCAACAATTGTTGTACCACATTGTCTTCAGCACCAAGAATCGCAAACCTTTCCTCAAGAATGATGCTTTTCGAGAGAGTGTTTTTGCTTACGCTGCCGGGATCTCAAAAAACCTTGGAGGATTCGCGCTGAACGTCAATGGATATTTTGATCACATGCATTTGTTGGTCCGCATCCCTGCAAAAATCGCTGTCTCAAAATTCATCGGCGAACTAAAAGCAAACACGAGTAAACACATCAATGATACAAGTGGGCTGATTTACAAATTTGGTTGGCAAGATGGATTTGGTGCGTTTACCGTCAGCACCTCACAAAAAGACAAGGTGTATGAGTACATTGCCAATCAGATGCAGCATCATCTGGGGGAAACCTATAAGGCGGAATACATTCGGCTGCTGGAGAAACACGAAGTGGAATACGACCCAAGGTATGTCTGGGAGTAA
- a CDS encoding FAD-dependent oxidoreductase, translating into MAAGKSGRSVLLVEPTNRIGGLVTSGLSHTDFHSLESLSGAFWDFANRVERHYAQTYGADSQQVRESFHGTFAEPKVNLAVFQQLLKEQTSVEVIREHALTAVDVREAEPHRHIQSATFADASGNALTVRGRVFIDGSYEGDLMAMAGVEWRAGREGRDEHGESLAPETADDQLQAYNFRFIMTREEANRVKPVAPPGYRREDFVGVLQALQTDQIQRVFDYPSKCIFKAHLPVLPGGKYDINDVSRSLVRLSLPGKNLGWPDGTREERQAIYAEHLRDQAGLLYFLQNDPEVPEKFQQEALQWGWCRDEFLDTNHLPPQLYVREARRMQGVYVYTQADSEFAEEGTRAVFHGDSIAMADYGNNCHGTHHEGPRFGGKHTGEFYNPVPPYQIPYGVLLPKDVDNLLVPGAVSSSHVGFCALRLEPIWMSLGQAAGHAAALAVQDAQPVQQVDVSALQRRLHADGSATMYVSDVLPDSADFEVVQWWAAAGGLQHVYPADTPRKARGKKLHGQYTEAAPGHAAELDKPLDAELEQHWRKLAAKLGVPVAALPTADGKTTRGDFIRAAAKK; encoded by the coding sequence GTGGCGGCTGGCAAATCCGGTCGCTCCGTCCTGTTGGTTGAACCCACAAACCGCATCGGCGGTTTGGTCACCAGCGGACTTTCCCATACCGACTTTCATTCCCTGGAAAGTCTCAGCGGCGCGTTCTGGGATTTCGCCAACCGCGTCGAACGGCATTATGCCCAGACCTACGGCGCGGATTCGCAGCAGGTGCGAGAAAGCTTTCACGGCACCTTCGCCGAACCCAAAGTCAACCTCGCCGTGTTCCAACAATTGTTGAAGGAACAGACCAGCGTCGAAGTGATCCGCGAGCATGCACTGACCGCGGTGGATGTGCGTGAAGCCGAACCGCACAGGCACATCCAATCGGCTACGTTCGCCGATGCGAGTGGCAACGCGCTGACGGTCCGCGGCCGAGTGTTTATCGACGGCAGCTACGAAGGCGACCTGATGGCCATGGCGGGCGTCGAGTGGCGAGCCGGTCGCGAAGGCCGCGACGAACACGGTGAATCGCTGGCCCCGGAAACCGCCGACGATCAGCTGCAGGCCTACAACTTCCGCTTTATCATGACCCGTGAAGAAGCCAACCGCGTGAAGCCCGTCGCACCGCCCGGCTACCGACGCGAAGATTTTGTGGGCGTGTTGCAGGCGCTGCAGACGGATCAGATCCAACGCGTCTTCGACTACCCCAGCAAGTGTATCTTCAAGGCCCATTTGCCCGTATTACCCGGCGGTAAGTACGACATCAACGATGTCTCACGGAGCTTGGTGCGGCTGTCGCTGCCCGGCAAAAACCTCGGTTGGCCCGACGGCACCCGAGAAGAGCGTCAGGCGATTTACGCGGAACATCTCCGCGATCAGGCGGGCTTGTTGTACTTTCTGCAAAACGATCCCGAGGTGCCCGAAAAGTTTCAGCAGGAAGCCTTGCAGTGGGGGTGGTGCCGCGATGAATTTTTGGACACCAATCATCTGCCGCCGCAACTGTACGTGCGAGAAGCTCGTCGCATGCAGGGCGTGTACGTTTATACGCAGGCCGATAGCGAGTTCGCCGAGGAAGGCACCCGTGCGGTGTTCCATGGCGATTCCATCGCCATGGCAGACTACGGCAACAACTGCCACGGTACCCACCACGAGGGTCCGCGGTTTGGCGGCAAACATACGGGTGAGTTCTACAATCCGGTGCCGCCTTATCAAATTCCCTACGGCGTGTTGCTGCCCAAAGACGTTGACAACCTGCTGGTTCCGGGAGCCGTGTCGTCGTCGCATGTGGGGTTCTGTGCGTTGCGGTTAGAACCGATCTGGATGTCGTTGGGGCAAGCGGCCGGACACGCCGCGGCGCTGGCCGTACAAGATGCTCAGCCGGTGCAGCAAGTCGACGTGTCTGCGCTGCAGCGGCGATTGCACGCCGACGGTTCGGCCACGATGTACGTCAGTGACGTGCTGCCCGATTCTGCGGACTTTGAAGTCGTGCAGTGGTGGGCCGCCGCCGGCGGATTGCAACACGTCTATCCGGCCGATACGCCCCGCAAGGCGCGGGGCAAGAAGCTCCATGGTCAATACACCGAAGCAGCGCCGGGGCACGCGGCGGAGCTGGACAAGCCGCTCGACGCCGAGCTGGAGCAGCACTGGCGCAAGCTGGCCGCCAAGCTCGGCGTGCCGGTCGCCGCGCTGCCCACCGCCGACGGCAAAACCACCCGAGGCGACTTCATCCGCGCCGCAGCAAAAAAGTAG
- a CDS encoding OPT family oligopeptide transporter, whose translation MNDSAPSNPYITPSAGDQNRSGPVPPVEGDAGSPHWGGGELTLRVIVLGVLLSIVMGAANVYVGLKAGMTVSASIPAAVMAMLLFRLLFRNSSTLEANQVQTCASAGESLAAGIIFTMPAMILIGYWQSFDFWTVSMVALTGGLLGILFMIPMRRVFVANNDDLPYPEGVACAAVLKAGESGDQQTDAARSLIIGGVLGAVFKVAAGFMGIVQDTLQVARASGDRIFYFGGDLSPMLVAVGFIVRLHVAVLIFIGGALGWLIGIPLLGGASQHADPIDGAWAIWSSEIRYVGVGAMVVGGMSSLVAVRAGLVAAVRELAKGFRNQSLPPRNSERDIPSGLILTLGIACTVMLAILNYRFTDSVGVTVLATAIMFAMGFFFSAVASYIVGLVGNSNSPVSGMTITAVLAAGGLLWLFSFSGTAGMVATLGIAAVVCCVACTSGDVCNDLKTGSIVGASPFRQQIMQIAGVAVAAFVMAPVLTLLHNNTPGGIGGEKLSAPQASLFASLARGFSGEGELPWNLIGIGAGLGVVILIIDEVLKRRTTHRAHLMPIAVGMYLPFGLATPILIGGLIAHLYTRRVARKDHDHVLHRGILFSSGVIAGEALTAVGLAGLAAFGLTALDLPLAPAAVTTITLAVAMGIIAAFVLMTRPRRS comes from the coding sequence ATGAATGATTCTGCGCCTTCGAATCCCTACATCACTCCTTCGGCTGGCGACCAAAACCGCTCCGGTCCGGTCCCGCCTGTCGAGGGCGACGCCGGCAGTCCGCACTGGGGCGGCGGCGAGCTGACGCTCCGCGTGATCGTTTTGGGGGTACTGCTGTCGATCGTGATGGGAGCCGCCAACGTGTACGTGGGCTTGAAGGCCGGTATGACCGTGTCGGCGTCCATACCGGCGGCTGTGATGGCGATGCTGTTGTTCCGCTTGCTGTTTCGCAATTCCAGCACCTTGGAAGCCAACCAAGTGCAGACCTGTGCTTCAGCCGGCGAATCGTTGGCCGCCGGAATCATCTTCACGATGCCCGCCATGATCCTGATCGGCTACTGGCAATCGTTTGACTTCTGGACCGTGTCGATGGTGGCGTTGACCGGGGGCCTGCTGGGCATCCTATTTATGATCCCCATGCGACGGGTATTTGTGGCCAACAACGACGACTTGCCGTATCCCGAGGGTGTTGCTTGCGCGGCGGTATTGAAAGCAGGGGAGAGCGGCGATCAACAAACCGACGCGGCCCGCAGCCTGATCATCGGCGGCGTGCTGGGAGCGGTATTCAAAGTCGCCGCCGGCTTTATGGGTATCGTCCAGGACACGCTGCAAGTCGCCCGGGCGAGCGGCGACCGGATCTTTTATTTCGGGGGCGATCTATCGCCGATGCTGGTGGCCGTGGGTTTCATCGTCCGGCTGCATGTGGCAGTGCTGATCTTTATCGGAGGCGCGTTGGGTTGGCTGATCGGCATCCCGCTGTTGGGCGGCGCTAGCCAACACGCCGATCCGATCGATGGAGCTTGGGCGATCTGGAGCAGTGAAATCCGCTACGTGGGCGTGGGCGCAATGGTCGTCGGCGGGATGAGCTCGCTGGTGGCCGTCCGTGCGGGCCTGGTGGCGGCCGTTCGCGAGTTGGCCAAAGGGTTCCGCAACCAAAGCCTACCGCCTCGTAACAGTGAACGCGACATTCCATCGGGATTGATTCTGACGCTGGGCATCGCCTGCACGGTGATGCTGGCGATCCTCAACTATCGCTTCACCGACAGCGTGGGTGTGACGGTACTAGCCACGGCGATCATGTTTGCGATGGGCTTTTTCTTTTCCGCCGTCGCCAGTTACATCGTCGGTCTGGTCGGCAACTCCAACAGTCCGGTTTCGGGCATGACGATCACCGCGGTGTTGGCCGCCGGCGGGTTGCTGTGGTTGTTCAGTTTTTCGGGGACCGCCGGGATGGTAGCCACGCTGGGAATCGCCGCAGTGGTGTGCTGTGTGGCCTGTACCAGCGGCGACGTGTGCAACGATTTAAAAACCGGATCGATCGTGGGCGCCTCGCCGTTCCGCCAGCAGATCATGCAGATTGCCGGCGTGGCGGTGGCCGCGTTTGTGATGGCTCCCGTGCTGACGCTGCTGCATAACAACACGCCCGGCGGGATTGGAGGAGAAAAGCTGTCGGCGCCGCAAGCGAGTTTATTTGCCAGTCTGGCTCGCGGGTTTTCCGGCGAAGGCGAGCTGCCGTGGAACCTGATCGGCATCGGAGCTGGTTTGGGGGTGGTGATTTTGATCATCGACGAAGTCCTCAAACGACGCACTACACATCGCGCTCATCTGATGCCGATCGCCGTCGGGATGTATCTGCCGTTTGGATTGGCCACGCCCATTTTGATCGGCGGGCTGATCGCCCATCTGTATACCCGAAGGGTCGCCCGAAAAGATCACGACCACGTGCTGCACCGAGGGATTCTGTTCTCCTCGGGCGTGATCGCCGGCGAGGCATTAACCGCCGTCGGACTGGCTGGCTTGGCCGCCTTCGGCCTCACAGCGCTGGACCTGCCACTGGCCCCAGCGGCCGTGACCACAATTACGTTGGCCGTTGCGATGGGCATCATTGCCGCGTTCGTGCTGATGACGCGACCACGACGATCCTAG
- a CDS encoding J domain-containing protein: MTTCEFVDYYEILEASPRATTATIERLFRYHARQHHPDASGSGDTVAFTKAVEAFETLRDPAKRAEYDVRYDREKNAQLEIVAGANAAGDDSVARYRILSILYAKRRQEMHRPGIGIGTLETLVKMPVELLDFHMWYLREKGWVGREESGQISITAAGVEQVEAMNHQTVVNQLRIDHRPQRPNSTPRRERVTCS, from the coding sequence ATGACCACTTGCGAATTTGTCGACTACTACGAAATCCTGGAAGCCAGTCCTCGCGCCACCACGGCAACGATCGAACGCCTGTTTCGATATCACGCTCGCCAGCATCACCCCGATGCATCGGGCAGCGGCGACACGGTGGCGTTCACCAAAGCGGTCGAAGCGTTTGAGACGTTGCGGGACCCCGCCAAGCGAGCCGAATATGACGTCCGCTATGATCGCGAAAAGAACGCGCAGCTGGAAATCGTCGCCGGCGCCAATGCGGCGGGCGATGACAGCGTGGCCCGGTATCGCATCCTGTCGATCCTATACGCCAAACGTCGTCAGGAGATGCACAGACCGGGCATCGGGATCGGCACGCTGGAGACGCTTGTAAAAATGCCGGTCGAGCTGCTCGATTTCCACATGTGGTATTTGCGAGAGAAAGGCTGGGTGGGCCGCGAAGAGAGCGGCCAGATCTCCATCACCGCCGCGGGTGTGGAACAGGTCGAAGCCATGAACCACCAAACCGTGGTCAACCAACTGCGCATCGACCACCGACCGCAACGGCCGAACAGCACCCCCCGCCGCGAACGCGTCACCTGCTCGTAG
- a CDS encoding sulfatase family protein, with product MSMYRVTLLLVALVASGLTQQLAAAERPNILFLFSDDHAIKAISAYGGPLADVAPTPNIDSLARDGAVFQNSFCANSICGPSRATILTGKHSHKNGFMRNGNKFDPAQWTVAKALQKGGYNTAVIGKWHLNSNPVGFDHWEILPGQGNYYNPVFLQMDGSRKRFEGYATDLTTDKAVDWLEQRDESKPFFLMCQHKAPHRTFSPALRHLGAFDDVEIPEPDTLFDNYANRSSTLARNEMEIDRHFDWAYDAKIRKDQRGDVKLPPPDRYGTPEYGRMTPEQREVWDAHFEPHNQKFLADFEAGKLSHRDVVRWKYRRYMRNYLSTVKAVDESVGRMLKYLDDNGLAENTIVIYSSDQGFFLGEHGWYDKRWMFEESFRMPFLVRWPGVIAPGSKPTELIQNIDYAPTFLDAAGLDTPDEVQGRSLLPLFKGDAEDWRESLYYAYYELGEHAVPQHFGVRTQNHKLIYFPLTDEWNLFDLQRDPDELQSVHADPEYTVARQRLVAEFNRLREQFDAPPFPKRK from the coding sequence ATGTCTATGTATCGCGTTACCTTGTTGCTGGTCGCTCTTGTCGCTTCCGGCCTGACCCAGCAACTAGCCGCTGCGGAGCGGCCGAACATTCTGTTTTTGTTCTCCGACGACCACGCCATCAAAGCCATTTCGGCTTACGGTGGACCGCTGGCTGACGTCGCTCCCACTCCCAACATCGACTCTCTGGCCCGTGACGGCGCAGTGTTTCAGAATTCGTTCTGTGCCAATTCGATCTGTGGGCCTTCGCGCGCCACGATCCTGACCGGCAAGCACAGCCACAAGAACGGCTTTATGCGGAACGGCAACAAGTTTGATCCCGCCCAGTGGACCGTCGCCAAAGCTTTGCAGAAGGGCGGCTACAACACCGCAGTGATCGGCAAGTGGCATCTGAACTCCAACCCGGTGGGCTTTGATCACTGGGAGATCCTGCCTGGCCAAGGCAACTACTACAACCCAGTGTTCCTGCAGATGGACGGCTCTCGCAAACGTTTTGAGGGCTACGCCACGGATCTGACCACGGACAAAGCGGTCGACTGGTTGGAACAGCGAGACGAATCGAAGCCGTTCTTCTTAATGTGCCAACACAAAGCCCCCCACCGCACGTTCTCGCCGGCCCTGCGGCATCTGGGGGCGTTTGATGACGTCGAAATTCCCGAACCCGACACGCTGTTTGACAACTACGCCAACCGCAGCTCCACGTTGGCCCGAAACGAAATGGAAATCGATCGGCATTTCGACTGGGCGTACGACGCCAAGATCCGCAAAGACCAACGCGGCGATGTCAAACTGCCTCCGCCGGATCGCTACGGCACGCCCGAGTACGGTCGCATGACGCCGGAGCAGCGAGAGGTGTGGGACGCGCACTTCGAACCGCACAACCAAAAGTTCCTGGCGGATTTCGAAGCCGGCAAACTGAGCCATCGTGACGTCGTGCGGTGGAAGTATCGCCGCTACATGCGGAACTACCTGAGCACGGTGAAGGCGGTCGATGAAAGCGTCGGCCGGATGCTGAAATACCTGGACGACAACGGTCTGGCGGAAAACACCATCGTGATCTATTCGTCCGATCAGGGTTTCTTCTTGGGCGAACACGGTTGGTACGACAAACGCTGGATGTTTGAAGAATCGTTCCGCATGCCCTTCCTGGTCCGCTGGCCCGGCGTGATCGCTCCGGGATCGAAACCGACCGAGCTGATCCAGAACATCGACTACGCCCCCACCTTCCTCGATGCTGCCGGCCTGGACACGCCCGACGAAGTCCAAGGCCGCTCGCTGCTGCCGCTGTTTAAAGGGGACGCCGAAGATTGGCGGGAGTCGTTGTACTACGCCTATTATGAACTAGGTGAGCACGCGGTCCCGCAGCACTTCGGGGTTCGCACGCAAAATCACAAACTGATTTATTTCCCGTTAACCGATGAGTGGAACCTCTTCGATCTGCAGCGCGATCCCGACGAGCTGCAAAGCGTCCACGCGGATCCAGAGTACACGGTCGCACGGCAGCGGCTGGTCGCCGAATTCAATCGCCTCCGCGAGCAATTCGACGCCCCACCGTTCCCCAAACGGAAATAG
- a CDS encoding BNR-4 repeat-containing protein → MKNFFRFAALFLSIVCPGFSSNVRAEEAVTLNQKADGYRGIWYMNQPSGDEYVYKYSGGLGTYCAKHKPFAIYCKQVNKTFFCYGGATAGDSRKLLHMVSYFDHDSKTVPRPTILLDKHTNDAHDNPVISVDDQGYIWIFSTSHGRARPSYIHRSKRPFDIEEFELVPATRVDGNGRTPITNFSYMQMWHNKNGFQAFFTRYNYPAARTICFMNSAEGRQWSAWQRLAAIGQGHYQISGSGSAKLGSMFNYHPQAKGLNWRTNLYYIQTTDSGSSWQTVDGKPLTLPLTDVHNDALVHDYEAEGLNVYLKDLRFDADDHPVLLYITSKGYQSGPQNDPRTWTIARWTGSQWKISPITTSDNNYDMGELWMMADDDWRVIGPTETGPQPYNPGGEVAMWKSVDQGATWSKQRQMTAGSPMNHTYVRRALHAHPDFVAIWADGHGRKPSDSRLYFANAAGEVFQLPTSMSTDTAPAIVHK, encoded by the coding sequence ATGAAAAATTTTTTCCGGTTCGCCGCCCTGTTTTTGAGCATTGTCTGTCCAGGATTTTCGAGCAACGTGCGAGCCGAAGAAGCGGTGACGCTGAACCAGAAGGCGGATGGGTACCGCGGCATTTGGTACATGAATCAGCCCTCCGGTGACGAATACGTATACAAGTACAGCGGTGGTCTGGGTACCTATTGCGCCAAACACAAACCGTTCGCGATTTACTGCAAGCAGGTCAACAAGACGTTTTTCTGTTACGGCGGTGCGACGGCCGGCGACAGCCGTAAGCTGCTGCACATGGTGTCTTATTTCGATCACGACAGCAAAACCGTTCCCCGGCCGACGATCCTGCTGGACAAACACACCAACGATGCGCACGACAACCCGGTGATTTCTGTCGACGACCAGGGCTACATCTGGATCTTTTCCACATCGCATGGAAGAGCGCGACCCTCGTATATTCACCGCAGCAAACGCCCGTTCGATATCGAAGAGTTCGAGCTCGTTCCGGCGACGCGAGTCGATGGAAACGGCCGCACGCCGATCACCAATTTCTCCTACATGCAAATGTGGCACAACAAAAACGGCTTCCAGGCATTTTTTACCCGCTACAACTATCCGGCGGCTCGTACGATCTGTTTCATGAACAGCGCCGAGGGGCGGCAGTGGAGTGCCTGGCAGCGGCTGGCGGCGATCGGTCAAGGACACTACCAGATCAGCGGCAGCGGCAGCGCAAAACTCGGCTCCATGTTCAACTATCATCCCCAAGCCAAGGGACTCAATTGGCGGACCAACCTGTATTACATCCAGACCACGGACAGCGGCAGCAGTTGGCAAACGGTGGACGGCAAACCCTTGACGCTGCCGTTAACCGATGTTCACAACGACGCTCTGGTGCATGACTATGAAGCCGAAGGATTAAACGTGTACCTGAAAGATCTACGCTTCGATGCGGACGATCATCCGGTGTTGTTATACATCACCAGCAAAGGCTACCAGTCCGGTCCGCAGAACGATCCACGAACCTGGACGATCGCCCGCTGGACCGGAAGTCAATGGAAGATTTCGCCGATCACAACTTCGGACAACAACTACGACATGGGCGAGTTGTGGATGATGGCTGACGACGACTGGCGAGTCATCGGACCCACCGAAACCGGTCCGCAGCCCTACAACCCCGGCGGCGAAGTGGCGATGTGGAAAAGCGTCGATCAAGGAGCCACGTGGAGCAAGCAGCGTCAAATGACGGCGGGCAGTCCGATGAATCACACCTACGTTCGCCGAGCTCTCCACGCGCATCCGGATTTCGTCGCGATCTGGGCCGACGGTCATGGTCGAAAGCCATCGGATTCGCGGTTGTACTTCGCCAACGCAGCGGGCGAAGTGTTTCAGTTGCCAACCAGCATGTCCACCGACACCGCCCCAGCAATCGTCCATAAGTAG